A DNA window from Pyrus communis chromosome 3, drPyrComm1.1, whole genome shotgun sequence contains the following coding sequences:
- the LOC137729943 gene encoding (E,E)-alpha-farnesene synthase: protein MEFRVHLHADHEQKILQNQIKPEPEASYLINQRRSANYKPNIWKNDFLDQSLISKYDGDEYRKLSEKLIEEVKIYISAETKDLVAKLELIDSVRKLGLANHFEKEIKEALDSIAAIESDNLGTRDDLYGTALHFKILRQHGYKVSQDIFGRFMDEKGTLENHHFAHLKGMLELFEASNLGFEGEDILDEAKASLTLALRDSGHICYPDSNLSRDVVHSLELPSHRRVQWFDVKWQINAYEKDICRVNATLLGLAKLNFNMVQAQLQKDLREASKWWANLGVADNLKFARDRLVECFACAVGVAFEPECSSFRICLTKVINLVLIIDDVYDIYGSEEELKHFTNAVDRWDSRETEQLPECMKMCFQVLYNTTCEIAHEIEKENGWNQVLPQLTKVWADFCKALLVEAEWYNKSHIPTLEEYLRNGCNSSSVSILLVHSFFSITHEGTKEMADFLHKNEDLLYNLSLIVRLNNDLGTSAAEQERGDSPSSIVCYMREVNASEEIARMNIKGMIDNAWKKVNGKCFTTNQVPFPSSFMNNATNMARVAHSLYKDGDGFGDQEKGPRTHILSLLFQPLVN from the exons ATGGAGTTTAGAGTTCACTTGCATGCTGATCATGAGCAGaaaattcttcaaaaccaaataaaaccCGAACCTGAAGCCTCTTACTTGATTAATCAAAGACGATCTgcaaattacaaaccaaatattTGGAAGAATGATTTCCTAGATCAATCTCTTATCAGCAAATACGAT GGAGATGAGTATCGGAAGCTGTCTGAGAAGTTAATAGAAGAAGTTAAGATTTATATATCTGCTGAAACAAAGGATTTAGTGGCTAAGTTGGAGCTCATTGACAGCGTCCGAAAACTAGGCCTCGCGAACCACTTCGAAAAGGAAATCAAGGAAGCCCTAGACAGCATTGCAGCTATCGAAAGCGACAATCTCGGCACAAGAGACGATCTTTATGGTACTGCATTACACTTCAAGATCCTCAGGCAGCATGGCTATAAAGTTTCACAAG ATATATTTGGTAGATTCATGGATGAAAAGGGCACATTAGAGAACCACCATTTCGCGCATTTGAAAGGAATGCTGGAACTTTTCGAGGCCTCAAACCTGGGTTTCGAAGGTGAAGATATTTTAGATGAGGCGAAAGCTTCCCTGACGCTAGCTCTCAGAGATAGTGGTCATATTTGTTATCCGGACAGTAACCTTTCCAGGGACGTAGTTCATTCCCTGGAGCTTCCATCACACCGCAGAGTGCAGTGGTTTGATGTCAAATGGCAAATCAACGCCTATGAAAAAGACATTTGTCGCGTCAACGCCACGTTACTCGGATTAGCAAAGCTTAATTTCAACATGGTTCAGGCCCAACTCCAAAAAGACTTAAGGGAAGCATCCAA GTGGTGGGCAAATCTGGGCGTCGCAGACAACTTGAAATTTGCAAGAGATAGACTGGTTGAATGTTTCGCATGTGCTGTGGGAGTAGCTTTCGAGCCTGAATGCTCATCTTTTAGAATATGTCTTACCAAAGTCATCAACTTAGTACTGATCATAGACGACGTCTATGATATTTATGGCTCAGAGGAAGAGCTAAAGCACTTCACCAATGCTGTTGATAG GTGGGATTCTAGGGAAACTGAGCAGCTTCCAGAGTGTATGAAGATGTGTTTCCAAGTACTCTACAACACTACTTGTGAAATTGCTCATGAAATTGAGAAGGAGAATGGTTGGAACCAAGTATTACCTCAATTGACCAAAGTG TGGGCAGATTTTTGTAAAGCATTATTGGTGGAGGCAGAATGGTATAATAAGAGCCATATACCAACCCTTGAAGAGTACCTAAGAAATGGATGCAATTCATCATCAGTTTCAATACTTTTGGTTCACTCATTTTTCTCTATAACTCATGAGGGAACCAAAGAGATGGCTGATTTTCTTCACAAGAATGAAGATCTTTTGTATAATCTCTCTCTCATTGTTCGCCTCAACAATGATTTGGGAACTTCTGCG GCTGAACAAGAGAGAGGGGATTCTCCTTCATCAATCGTATGTTACATGAGAGAAGTGAATGCCTCTGAAGAAATAGCTAGGATGAACATTAAGGGCATGATAGACAATGCATGGAAGAAAGTAAATGGAAAATGCTTCACAACAAACCAAGTGCCTTTTCCGTCATCATTCATGAACAATGCCACAAACATGGCACGTGTGGCGCACAGCCTTTACAAAGACGGAGATGGGTTTGGTGACCAAGAGAAAGGGCCTCGGACCCACATCCTATCTTTACTATTCCAACCTCTTGTAAACTAG
- the LOC137728805 gene encoding anthocyanidin reductase ((2S)-flavan-3-ol-forming)-like gives MATQQPISKKTACVVGGTGFVASLLVKLLLQKGYAVRTTVRDPDNHKKVSHLTALQELGELEILAGDLTDEGSFDAPIAGCDLVFHVATPVNFASQDPENDMIKPAIQGVLNVLKSCVKAKTVKRVVLTSSAATVSINTLDGTGLVVDEKDWSDLEFLTTVKPPTWGYPASKTLAEKTAWKFAEKNNIDLITVIPSLMAGPPLTPDVPSSIGLAMALITGDDFLINMALKGMQMLSGSISITHVEDVCRAHIFLAEKESASGRYICCAANSGVPELAKFLNKRYPQYKVPTEFGDFPSKAKLIISSEKLIKEGFDFKYGIEEIYDQTVEYFKAKGLLQN, from the exons ATGGCCACCCAACAACCCATCTCAAAGAAGACGGCTTGCGTCGTAGGCGGAACCGGTTTCGTGGCGTCTCTGCTGGTCAAGCTGCTGCTCCAGAAGGGCTACGCCGTCAGAACCACCGTCAGAGACCCTG ACAACCACAAGAAGGTCTCCCACCTCACAGCACTACAAGAGTTGGGTGAGCTAGAGATTTTAGCAGGAGATCTAACTGATGAAGGGAGCTTCGATGCCCCAATAGCAGGCTGTGATCTTGTTTTCCATGTTGCAACCCCTGTCAACTTTGCCTCACAGGATCCAGAG AATGATATGATCAAACCAGCAATCCAAGGGGTACTAAATGTTCTGAAGTCGTGCGTGAAAGCCAAAACAGTGAAGCGCGTTGTTTTGACATCATCAGCTGCTACAGTTTCGATCAATACACTTGACGGAACAGGTTTGGTTGTGGATGAAAAGGATTGGAGTGATTTGGAGTTCTTGACTACTGTCAAGCCACCCACTTGG GGGTACCCTGCCTCCAAGACACTAGCTGAGAAGACAGCTTGGAAATTTGCCGAAAAAAACAACATTGATCTAATCACTGTGATCCCTTCTCTTATGGCCGGTCCTCCTCTCACTCCAGATGTTCCCAGCAGTATCGGCCTTGCCATGGCTTTAATCACAG GAGATGATTTCCTCATAAATATGGCCCTGAAAGGTATGCAAATGCTATCAGGTTCGATATCCATTACACATGTGGAGGATGTCTGCCGGGCTCATATATTTTTGGCTGAGAAAGAATCTGCATCTGGTCGGTACATTTGCTGTGCTGCCAACTCTGGCGTTCCTGAGCTTGCTAAGTTCCTCAACAAAAGATACCCCCAGTACAAAGTCCCCACTGA GTTTGGAGATTTTCCGTCCAAGGCCAAACTGATCATCTCTTCAGAGAAGCTTATCAAGGAGGGGTTTGATTTTAAGTATGGCATCGAAGAAATATATGACCAAACTGTGGAGTACTTCAAGGCAAAGGGGCTGCTGCAGAACTAG